The genomic region GCGAGAAATTAGCTCTGTGTTACGGACTAATAAGCAGGGAAAAACAATCCTGCATCCGTATAATCAAGAACCTCAGAATCTGTGAGGACTGCCACAACTTTATGAAGAAGGCATCAAAGGTGTTCAATGTGGAAATCATCGTAAGAGATAGAACTAGATTTCACCATTGTAGAGATGGTTCGTGTTCTTGCAAGGACTACTGGTGAGAATCAAGTAAAATTGTTCCATAACATTGAGATAAAACagtgaatatatgtatataaatctTGGATTCTATCCATTGCAATCTATTTCTGCATCATTTCTATAATATCCATATGTTGCCTTGTTGAAGTAAAAGTGGTACTCATCAACAATATATCAATGAACAACTGCTGAAACATAAACCAGCTGCACCTAACTCGTATTGTCTCTAGAGCCAAAGAAATTACTATAACATCAAAAGATTCTCACAAGGAATGAGAATCACATGCTCTCTCATGTCTTAAGTAGGGATTGGGATACTCCTTTCTGTATAATCAAAATCTTGGCTTCCAAACACAGATAGCAGCCAGAATTCCTGCATCATCCTTTTAATCTCTCTTGTTAGCCTGATCTTCAAGAACTCCCCTGCAGCCGAAACCAGTTTTGGGTTGTCCATGAGAAAGCTCCGTTTATACTCAAGGATCCAAGTATTTGGGTCCAACTGCACCACAGAGGCGGTCCATTTTCCTTGCTCCCACGAACTATTACTAGCCCTCGGTATGAAATACTTGGCTTCCACATTGGACCACTATAACAAAATGATGCACAAATGACAAAATCTTACAAGAAACTTAGTCGATATATAACATGCAGTCGTAGTTACATATATCATGCAACTTGTAAGTTGTGTTACCTCTGCAACTCGTCCCGATATAATGCTAAACGATCGTGAAGAAAATTCTGCTTTGAGCAATCCAGCAGCTTGCAATGGCCATCCCCAAATGCTTACCTCCTCGATCATGGATTTGTAAAGCACACACCGTGAATGCAGCAATAAACCATCCTAAAATTGGATTCACAGTAAACCTCAAGCAAGGAaacaaaaagatcaaataaaaatggagaaaTCAAAGTTCTTTCACACACAGTGACTCACAAAACACTCAACACATGAGCCGAAAGATTCAGCAGTAAACCTGATTGATTCTCCACAAGGAATTATCAGAACTGCAGCTTGAGACCTCCTTACCAACCAAACCCTCTAACTCAttcttcaagaaatgaaacCTTCTACCCAAACTCTTGAAATCCCGCGAGTTTGCACCCAAATTCTTCACAATATCCAGCGACAATCTAGGCTTCATAACCCCAGACACCAGCCAAGAAAACCCATATTCCACCCCAAGAACCAAGATCAAAACCCAAAATACTCTCACCACAAGGACCCCATGTCCCAACTCCTTCTTTTCGCTCTCCACCTTCTCCTCAAGACCTGTCCTCTCAGTCGAACCGGGAGGCGGAGATGCAGCCAGAGTCCTTGTCCGAGCGCTTGATTTCGGGGTCGAAAGATCAGCAGACGAAGTGCCGAACGAAATAGGGCTTCTTGAAATCACAGGCCTCGAGGCAGAGAATCTTGTGACAGAGCTTCTATGCATACTCTGCGGCATCAAATCAAGAGTCGCGTTTATGCTGGCAATGCAGATCTCGCAGTTGCAATTTGCATCCTTCCTGCATCCTGGGAAGTAAAAACTGTCTCGTGTTTCTGATGGGTTGCTGTCCACCGTGATGCTGGACTTCACAGAGGAATTTGGAGTGAGCATCACTGGTTTCATGGTTGCTTCGACggttttctgttttcttgcaATCATTTTTCCTGGGATTTGAATGTCTCCGTTGGAACTTTGATTAGTTTTCCTCGGACTTGGTATAGAGAAACCAAGAAAATGCTGTgggttttcttttcaaattttgaatctaACGGTCGAGTGAGAAAGGTTTCAATTTAAGCAGCCGTTGGAGTAGGACAAGAGAGCAGGAAAGACAAAATGACCGTTTTGCCCCTAAAAccttttgatttattacaatttcaaTCCATTTTCTCCTCCTTGCTTGCTCTTTTACTCTTTTCTCCTTccaaagttttaaatttaaaggcCCGTGAACTTCTTTTCTGTGTGAAATAAATGATTGATAGAGCCTGTTGGATAAAATGCGGGCTAGAATaaagagttttttttaaaatatatatatggagaatAAAGGATTGGTTATACCTaaactttatttgaaaatgtaaaattatatatatatatttttaaaaatttatatttatattctcttCGAAAATTTGTCGTTTACACTCGACTTCCTTCCTAGGATTTTGACTAAAAATGGTAACggtagcaaaaaaaaattacataaattttttattttgctcctcatttaatattttcgtgTATtgttttgtacttataaaa from Sesamum indicum cultivar Zhongzhi No. 13 linkage group LG3, S_indicum_v1.0, whole genome shotgun sequence harbors:
- the LOC105157008 gene encoding uncharacterized protein LOC105157008, which produces MIARKQKTVEATMKPVMLTPNSSVKSSITVDSNPSETRDSFYFPGCRKDANCNCEICIASINATLDLMPQSMHRSSVTRFSASRPVISRSPISFGTSSADLSTPKSSARTRTLAASPPPGSTERTGLEEKVESEKKELGHGVLVVRVFWVLILVLGVEYGFSWLVSGVMKPRLSLDIVKNLGANSRDFKSLGRRFHFLKNELEGLVGKEVSSCSSDNSLWRINQDGLLLHSRCVLYKSMIEEVSIWGWPLQAAGLLKAEFSSRSFSIISGRVAEWSNVEAKYFIPRASNSSWEQGKWTASVVQLDPNTWILEYKRSFLMDNPKLVSAAGEFLKIRLTREIKRMMQEFWLLSVFGSQDFDYTERSIPIPT